A portion of the Bacillus sp. es.034 genome contains these proteins:
- a CDS encoding TRAP transporter large permease, with amino-acid sequence MASLLFGSLLIFFLIGVPIAISLGLASAAAVWWTGDIPLLILVQRAFTSIDSFPLMAVPFFVLAGKLMEVGGISERLIRFANTLTGHFKGGLGMVAVVTAMFFSAISGSSAATTAAIGGILIPAMIKKGYDRNFAGSISAVSGELGVIIPPSVPLIVFGVATGTSIGDLFIAGILPGVLIAVSLLLLVYFIAVRRGYPSDDKATFIERWSGFKSAALALLMPIIILGGIYGGIFTPTEAAAVAVVYAFIIGAFVYRKVTPKVLMKALSESAVTTSIVMIIIANAGLFGLILSREGIPAQVTDFFIGLSTNPIIFLLLINILLIIVGMFMETSASIIILAPILTPVAVSIGVDPVHFGIIMVVNLALGMCTPPVGVNLFIAAQIANVKLERLAKALVWFFVVLIIDLLLISFIPQITLLFL; translated from the coding sequence ATGGCTAGTTTATTATTCGGTTCACTCCTGATTTTTTTTCTTATCGGTGTCCCAATTGCCATTTCATTAGGGTTGGCATCTGCTGCTGCTGTTTGGTGGACAGGTGATATTCCGCTTTTAATATTAGTCCAACGAGCGTTTACTTCGATTGACTCCTTTCCATTAATGGCAGTCCCGTTCTTTGTATTAGCGGGTAAGTTGATGGAAGTAGGAGGTATTTCTGAAAGGTTAATAAGGTTTGCTAATACATTGACAGGTCATTTTAAAGGCGGCCTCGGGATGGTAGCTGTTGTAACTGCGATGTTTTTCTCAGCGATATCGGGATCGAGTGCTGCTACCACGGCTGCGATTGGTGGAATACTTATTCCTGCGATGATTAAAAAAGGATATGATCGAAATTTTGCAGGATCTATTTCTGCAGTTTCAGGTGAATTGGGTGTAATCATTCCACCAAGTGTTCCTTTAATCGTCTTTGGTGTAGCAACAGGAACATCAATTGGCGATTTATTCATCGCTGGAATATTGCCTGGTGTATTAATTGCTGTAAGTTTGTTGTTATTAGTTTACTTTATTGCCGTACGCAGAGGTTACCCGAGCGATGATAAAGCTACATTTATAGAAAGATGGTCCGGCTTCAAGAGTGCAGCATTAGCATTATTGATGCCAATTATTATCCTTGGCGGAATCTATGGTGGGATATTTACACCAACAGAAGCAGCTGCAGTCGCTGTTGTTTACGCATTTATCATAGGTGCATTTGTTTACCGGAAAGTCACCCCAAAAGTGTTGATGAAGGCTTTGAGTGAATCAGCAGTCACAACATCGATCGTTATGATCATTATTGCGAATGCGGGTCTATTTGGTTTAATTCTTAGCAGAGAAGGAATTCCGGCACAAGTAACAGATTTCTTTATCGGCCTAAGTACCAATCCGATTATATTCTTACTCTTGATTAACATCTTATTAATCATTGTGGGCATGTTTATGGAGACTAGCGCATCTATTATTATCTTAGCTCCAATATTAACACCGGTTGCTGTCAGTATTGGTGTGGACCCCGTTCATTTTGGAATCATTATGGTCGTAAACCTTGCTTTAGGAATGTGTACACCGCCTGTAGGTGTCAATCTGTTCATTGCAGCGCAAATTGCAAATGTTAAGTTGGAAAGGTTAGCAAAGGCTTTAGTTTGGTTCTTTGTCGTATTGATTATCGACTTATTATTGATAAGCTTTATTCCTCAAATTACATTGCTATTTCTTTAG
- a CDS encoding TRAP transporter small permease, translated as MLSFVKLMDHVNKAVLIFIGLLTGVMAAVIITQVFSRFVLSTSLSWSEELARYLSIYAVFLGAAVALRKQGLISVEVLHEFIPAELTKWLKIIVNIICIIFSIILIVEGIEMMDRVQIQSSPAMQIPMSIPYASIPIGSLLMALNGLVVIIELIKGVNKHG; from the coding sequence ATGCTATCTTTTGTTAAGCTAATGGATCACGTGAATAAGGCCGTACTTATCTTTATTGGGTTATTAACAGGTGTAATGGCCGCTGTAATTATAACCCAAGTTTTTTCGAGGTTTGTTTTGAGTACCTCTTTATCCTGGTCAGAAGAGTTAGCTAGATATTTATCCATATATGCCGTATTTCTAGGGGCAGCTGTTGCTTTACGAAAACAGGGTTTGATCTCTGTTGAGGTTTTGCATGAGTTTATCCCTGCTGAATTAACAAAATGGCTGAAGATAATCGTAAATATCATTTGTATTATATTCTCTATCATATTAATCGTTGAAGGTATTGAAATGATGGATAGGGTTCAAATCCAGAGTTCACCTGCAATGCAAATACCGATGTCAATTCCTTATGCATCCATTCCAATTGGCTCATTATTAATGGCATTAAACGGACTTGTCGTCATTATTGAATTGATTAAAGGGGTGAATAAACATGGCTAG